The Pseudomonas sp. R4-35-07 genome contains a region encoding:
- a CDS encoding transporter substrate-binding domain-containing protein produces the protein MKKLLLPLFAVALLAGCDKKAEEPAKPAASAVSAIDKIKARDKLIVGVFTDKPPFGFVNEAGRYVGFDTDIGRQFAKDLLGDENKVEFVAVEPASRIPFLQSDKVDLILANMTVTPERKEAVDFTNPNLKVAVQALVPNDSPVKNLDDLATRTTIVTTGTTADIWLTKHHPDWKLLKFEKNSESLQALSAGRGDAYAQDNLVLFSWAKQNPGYRVLEQKLGDEAPIAPAVKKGNIELRDWVNAELAKLGEEKFLLKLYDQYVRKELSDDTKPESVIVEGGKWQG, from the coding sequence ATGAAAAAGTTACTGCTGCCACTGTTTGCCGTCGCGTTACTGGCCGGCTGCGACAAGAAGGCCGAAGAGCCTGCCAAACCTGCCGCCAGCGCGGTGAGTGCGATCGACAAGATCAAGGCCCGCGACAAGCTGATCGTCGGCGTCTTCACCGACAAGCCGCCGTTCGGCTTCGTCAACGAAGCCGGCCGCTACGTCGGCTTCGATACCGACATCGGCCGCCAATTCGCCAAGGACCTGTTGGGCGATGAAAACAAAGTCGAGTTCGTCGCCGTGGAGCCGGCCAGCCGTATCCCATTCCTGCAAAGCGATAAGGTCGATCTGATCCTCGCCAACATGACCGTGACCCCTGAGCGCAAGGAAGCGGTGGACTTCACCAACCCCAACCTGAAAGTCGCGGTACAGGCCCTGGTGCCGAACGACAGCCCGGTCAAGAACCTGGATGACCTGGCCACCCGCACCACCATCGTCACCACCGGCACCACCGCCGACATCTGGCTGACCAAGCACCATCCGGACTGGAAGCTGCTCAAGTTCGAGAAAAACTCCGAGTCGCTGCAAGCGCTGTCGGCCGGCCGTGGCGATGCCTACGCCCAGGACAACCTGGTGCTGTTCAGCTGGGCCAAGCAGAACCCCGGCTACCGCGTGCTGGAGCAGAAGCTCGGTGACGAAGCACCGATTGCTCCGGCGGTGAAGAAGGGCAATATCGAACTGCGCGACTGGGTGAACGCAGAGCTGGCGAAGTTGGGTGAAGAGAAGTTCTTGCTCAAGCTCTATGACCAATATGTGCGTAAAGAGCTGAGCGATGACACCAAGCCTGAGAGTGTGATTGTTGAAGGGGGCAAGTGGCAGGGCTGA